One segment of Drosophila mauritiana strain mau12 chromosome 3R, ASM438214v1, whole genome shotgun sequence DNA contains the following:
- the LOC117143733 gene encoding uncharacterized protein LOC117143733, whose protein sequence is MSGLQEIPLADPEGLSVEGPEVAPAPKSNSLKRFFKISKKPLMRDQVEDDDENSSQDNKELGKSNTISRFFTRMKGVNNKDAQDPSSSVVEPVEHDKPLPNAKPTIKTSISSYWKVLFNRQKSQRQNAAFGQSTANKVDNESEEVHELQPVSQDPDTDTQPTVKDEQDEMERGTGPEPPNPKPTKSVASKASGQEILSALEGGQLSTNDHENAASI, encoded by the exons ATGTCCGGTCTGCAAGAAATTCCGCTTGCCGATCCCGAGGGTCTGTCTGTGGAAGGCCCCGAGGTGGCCCCCGCTCCTAAGTCCAATTCCTTGAAGCGCTTCTTCAAGATCAGCAAGAAGCCACTGATGCGCGACCAAGTGGAGGATGACGACGAGAATTCCTCCCAGGACAACAAGGAGCTGGGAAAGTCTAACACTATAAGTCGCTTCTTCACCCGCATGAAGGGAGTCAATAATAAAG ATGCTCAAGATCCTTCGAGCTCGGTGGTCGAGCCCGTGGAGCATGATAAGCCGCTGCCGAATGCTAAACCCACGATTAAGACATCCATTTCATCCTACTGGAAGGTACTGTTCAACCGCCAGAAGAGCCAGCGCCAAAACGCGGCTTTCGGACAGTCCACTGCCAATAAAGTGGATAACGAGTCTGAAGAAGTCCATGAACTGCAGCCAGTAAGCCAAGATCCCGATACCGATACTCAGCCGACTGTCAAGGATGAGCAGGATGAAATGGAACGTGGCACGGGCCCGGAGCCACCCAACCCGAAGCCCACCAAAAGTGTTGCCAGCAAGGCATCCGGTCAGGAGATTCTCAGTGCATTAGAGGGCGGCCAGCTGTCCACCAATGATCACGAGAATGCGGCTTCCATTTAG